TGAGTTTAATTTTTGCGCTTCCATTAATACCACTGAAGCCTTTTAGGGTGATATAAAACTGGGTATTTCAGTAATTATGAAGTTGCCAGTCAACCGACATTGTTTTCATAAGGCGAACGATTCAGTTTGATTGCATTGACTTGATATAGTTTATTATGTATACTTTAATTAAACGACAGGTATACAAACACAAGACAAACTGATAACTAGGATGAAAAACTATAAGTAAGTATTATTCTTTAtacatacctaggtatatgTTTTAAACTCAACGcacaataatgtacctacatgtgaTGTGTTGTTACTATAGGTATGGTATTTTTAGACTCAAGATTTACTAGTATTAGAAAACAAAACATTTGTAATTATGTGACATGCAGCTATTTCAGTTAAAGGAGACGTTCCGGGAGTCACTCTAAGTGTAAGTATGTATTAAAATAGCGATATCCatgaaattaaaatcataatGTCGGTTATATTCTTGGTACTTACTTGCGTTGCGTGagatattttctttcatacttTATGGAGCAGAGAATATGACCGCAATTAGACTATCACAGAAATATGATCATATACAGGAGTCATTTAAATATGAATAATCTATGACGGTGTAATAACAACGTGACCAACATTGGTGTCCGTCTTTTTTAATACTTCCTGAATCCAAATGAttatacctaaagtgtcattcaatagaacttgctaactatataaaaaagcggccaagtgcgagtcggactcgcccatgaagggttccgtatttaggcgatttatgacgtactaaaaaaaaactacttactagatctcgttcaaaccaattttcggtggaagtttacatggtaatgtacatcatatattttttttagttttatcattctcttattttagaagttacagggggggggacacacattttaccactttggaagtgtctctcgcgcaaactattcagtttagaaaaaaatgatattagaaacctcaatatcatttttgaagacctatccatagataccccacacgtatgggtttgatgaaaaaaattttttgagtttcagttcgaagtatggggaaccccaaaattttttttttttttttctatttttgtgtgaaaatcttaatgcggttcacagaatacatctacttaccaagtttcaacagtatagttcttatagtttcggagaaaagtggctgtgacatacggacggacagacagacggacagacagacagacagacagacagacagacagacatgacgaatctataagggttccgttttttgccatttggctacggaaccctaaaaaccgccatactaaaattgacactgactgtcaatttactagtaacttttgtttggGTCTCTATTGGTTCACATAAATtttttgttccgattttatcagtccataacgttttccatcataatttttattagtcatattgtcaatagtcataaaatttaacaataaaaattggAGTTCCGATTTTTGCAGGTCATCATTATTGTTAGTCATAAAATTTGTTACTCATAATATTCAAATTCCAGATGGTATACCATTACATAATGTTGAAGGCaataaacttaattataataattgttgaAAGGTCTTTTACCGCAGGTTATAATGATAAGTAGGAGGTCACTGTTGCTTTTCATAAATATTATGTTCCGATTTTTTTTAGTCCATAACGTTTtccatcataattattattagtcatattatcattagttataGAATTAAACAATACAAATTGCATTTCCGATTTTTGTAGGTCATCTTTATTGTTAGCCATAAAATTTGTTACTCATTATATTCAAAGTCTAGATGTTACTATACCATTACATAATGTTGAAGGCAAATAAACTTGctttataataattgttataaGGACTTTTTTCGCAGGTTATAATCTTAGGTAGTCACGTGATTAGTTAGCtataacattattatgcctacttgtttacatacacgcgtttgtttggcctactgatttccccgccaattcttatttttcatgtagcttattaagccattccgtcccgccaacgagtcgacggaaccccgctacgcggggctcctatttctgctctaagggacacaaggtaactaacgaacctacctgagaaaacaagtttttttgtttggcttactgatttccccgccaaatcttatttttcatgtagcttattaagccatttcgtcccgccaacgagtcgacggagccccgctacgcggggctcctatttccgttctgagggacacaaggtaactaacgaacctacctgaggaaacaggttttttttgtttggcttactgatttccccgccaattcttattttttatgtagcttattaagccatttcgtcccaccaacgagtcgacggagcctcgctgcgcggggctcctatttccgctctgagggacacaaggcaactaacgaacctacctgaggaaacaggttttttttgtttgggttactgatttccccgccaattcttatttttcatgtagcttattaagccatttcgtcccgccaatGAGTCGatggagccccgctacgcggggctcctttttccgctctgagggacacaaggtaactaacgaacctacctgaggaaacaggttttttttgtttggcttactgatttccccgccaattcttatttttcatgtagcttattaagccatttcgtcctgccaacgagtcgacggagccccgctacgcgggactcctatttccgctctgagggacacaaggtaactaacgaacctacctgaggaaacaggttttttttgtttggcttactgatttccccgccaattcttatttttcatgtagcttattaagccatttcgtcccgccaacgagtcgacggagccccgctgcgcggggctcctatttccgcactgagggacacaaggcaactaacgaacctacctgaggaaacaggttttttttttgtttggattACTGATTTCctcgccaattcttatttttcatgtagcttattaagccatttcgtcctgccaacgagtcgacggagccccgctacgcgggactcctatttccgctctgagggacacaaggtaactaacgaacctacctgaggaaacaggttttttttgtttggcttactgatttccccgccaattcttatttttcatgtagcttattaagccatttcgtcccgccaacgagtcgacggagccccgctgtgcggggctcctatttccgcactgagggacacaaggcaactaacgaacctacctgaggaaacaggttttttttttgtttggattACTGATTTCctcgccaattcttatttttcatgtagcttattaagccatttagTCCCGCcaatgagtcgacggagccccgctacgcggggctcctatttccgctctgagggacacaaggtaactaacgaacctacctgaggaaacaggttttttttgtttggcttactgatttcccgccatttcttatttttcatgtagtttATTAAGCCAATTCGTCttgccaacgagtcgacggagccccgctgcgcggggctcctatttccgctctgagggacacaaggtaactaacgaacctacctggggAAATAAGTTGCTTTTGTTCTAATTCGTTTCTATACTGATCGCTTAAGACGTAATTTACATTAGGTAAAATCGGGAGTCTTTTATCATTTCATAACGTTTTTTGTCATAACTTTAATAAGACATATTATCGAAAATCATAATGAAATGAACTTTCAAATATCTAATAGTAGAGAGAGTAGAGTAATAATGACATATTTAATATGAAGGATGTTATTGATTTGGTTTCTTAGACGTAATTCACTTTagtcattaaaacaataatggtTAACGACCAATTAGTCCGTTAAAATATATGCCTGAAAGCATTTCTGAATAATTATTGATACACCTTTGAATGTTATACTCATCAATTTTATAATCTTTGTGATTATGAATATTGATGTTTATGTCCATAAATCATAAGGATATCATTTTCTGACAATCGAAATTCGGAACAGTaagtttatgggaaacaaagggatgaCATTAAAAAGATATGATTAACGACCATTAGTACGATGAAATATATGCCTTAAAATATTTCTGAATAATTATTGATAGATCTTTGAATGTTATACTCATCAGTTTTATAACTTTTGTGATTATAGTGTTTAATATTATAGATCATTAATATTAGAACTATGAAACGTTGGACTTAacaaaaattatgactattgatGATTATATCCATAAATCATATGGAGATCAATTTCTGAGTATCGAAATTCGAAGCAATAAATatgtgggaaacaaagggatccccttttgtttacatagttagcaagtctattgaatgacactttaggtatatttaattacacaaacaggtctaccgcgatataatttcattgtttttaccttaaattccgacgtttcagcatgagttgcaccagctgtggtcccGGAAAGACCACATATCCCGGTAGACCCGTTTCGTTTGTGTTATACTTAGTACGAATCAATGAGTACCAGATGTTTGCGATAATGCTTAGTTTCTTACCTTCCACTGAAGATGAAGAATCCTCCGAATATTACCTGGTTTATTGCTTTTCTTATTTGTTGTCTCATATTGATTGCAGTGAATGCATCGCTGCCTACCATCGCTGTATGCATTTGGCAACCCCCTTTACTGTATTGCTCCAGCGAACTGTAATACTTCTGATAGCGCCTTTACCTCTCCACTCCAGAGATGGGACAATTAATTGTTGATTGGTATAAATATATCTCACTGTCGGAGGCATGCCTCCTCTCATGAATGAGATGGAATGGGCTTACAGCACCTtcgttatattattttttataagataTCCGAATTGTAGGAAGAGTTACTAAGTAGCATTGGGATACCTTAAACAAATCCAACTATGTGACCATTATTCTTGTCGGTGAAGAACTTCCCGTTGACCTTTAGATTTCCTTGCTTCTGTAATGCAATTTCCTCACGTTTTTTACTTTAAGTTTGtcacaaaaaaactataaaattctGGTCTTTTATACTTACTATCTGCCTACACTACTTTTGTGAGACTCGACACTTAATTTTGCGGCAAGTATAATAAGTAATCCgcgttaattaaattaatattataattaagacAAGACACTTAacctgtttagacgacaacggtttcactcacatgaatttttagtcgctattggcgccTGCTattcgagcctgaggaaggatccccgaagggcccgaaacatgtcgccattgatagcgactaaaaattcaagtgaggtAAACCGTCGTCGtctaaacaatttaaaatatgtctcacttAATATCGAAGACACTTAACCCACAACGATCAGTCTCACGTAACCTGTAACCATAATTTTCATGCCATGCAAATATCGCACAGGAATAATTGTGCACCAAATAACAACAATGTGCAATGGTGCATGAGAGAAAGGCGGTTTTTCTGCGCTCGCAGCAACCTGTCAGACGAACAAGTTGCTTTTATCAGAGCCGGTGGAACGCAACCACGCAATTAGCAAGATGATGATTACTAATTATTGACGTCACATACATCATCTTGATATATTGTTTTTCATGTCGTAACAATGGTGTTGTATGATCCCGGTGTTTGGTTTTCCTGCTAATTAAATTGGATGTGCTGATTTATTATTGACTTTCACTGATAGTTCGAGAGTCCGAAAGGGTTATGCAATTTGAATAATTCATTGGTAGCTAAGCTTACTTTTTTAAACTTCTTATAGCGATTACTAAATAGGATAACATACTTAATATATTCGTTTCTACTCGTATCCAAAGTGCGTTCGAAATATACCCGTACcaaatataaatcaaaattCGTCTTTGGTTGAGAATTTTATTCTTAGAGTTGTTTGTTGTAGATAATGCTTAGAACtagattacatttttatttcattttagttACAGAATGAAAatgctataagtacctattttatgcaGCTATGCAGCCAATGAAATTGGATAGTTTAGGCGTAACATTTAAACGAAAATCTTTTAAAGTTCTTAGATTATACACATTCAAAAAGTATCAAATGATTGTTGGTTTTCGACCAGTAAGGATCTGAGGTTTTCTATATTGATCCAAAATCATATGCATGTCGAAGAATGACATATGATGGAAGGAATAGTACTCTGGATTGCGGTAATAAGCGCACTTACCAGCTTGTGGCCCGATTATCTGTAAAATTACAAGACattacaataaacaaaataagtacctattgacTAAGACACATTGCGATTGCGTCAAAATTTAAGAAAGAGATCATGAAAAAAAGTGATTCGCTATTTTCactgtgaaaaatataaggaaCGTACAAaattattcatttttataattttaactttatgtgattttattttatcttaactTTGGATtggttatttgtaattttacctaaatttttgaTATATGTTATCCTAGTTATccgaaataaatgtattttgtatcGATACCTACTTAAGATACAAAACGTCTAACCGGTCTGGCTTTTATCTTACTGTCACCCAactaaataatacattttcagtttatgttttttttttgctgtaagtatattttacgtaggtaagtatattattctccgagcaaagtggcgtactcttgtgttggaggccaagactcattttgggtcatcgcgccagccaagtaagtaagttaAGTATATTATTCTACGTGTATCTAATATGATGTTTTCATTTTCGTGATTTACGAAAAAATACCTTCAGTACAAAATATTATCTTAATTACTCTTTCTGATTATGGATAAGTACTTAATCATCAGTTTGTAGTTTGTGGTATTCCTACAGTAGGCGCGCTTGCCACTTCTTTACGCTTACCTCGCCGTCCGTGCAGCGGAAAACGCCACTAGGCATTTTAGGGATGTCGAAGGGAGTTGCCACATCATTGCCGGGTAGACGGTGGCTGTATTTTCTCGTCtataacaaaatacataaataatacaaatgTCAGAATGTTTACGTATACATATTAAGATATTTGGATGTTTGTTGGTTGAACACAATAGCTGTATGCCAGCTCACCTCAGCAACACGGTACAGCACTCCTAGCCAACATAATCTCAGCCATTTTCCTTGTTGCAACCTAAAGAAGCTCGGGGACCACTTGGGTATCATGATCCCcgattaaaagtattaaaacccATTACCTAAAGCCGCACGACTTACCTACTTTCCGATTTTTTTCTAAAGCTTTGATAAATTTAGGCCATAAACCATCATAATGAGTACTTACATCATACATGGAGTATCCACCTTGGTTACTAGAATCCGAACTATCATACGACATACTGTCACTACAGCTGGCATCATTGCTTTCATAGCTGCAACGGCGCTTGATACAGAAGAAGCGATTTTTGACACTCGAACAGGTTTTAAGGGCACTtgaagacatttttttttgtgtaaaaggTATTTAGGTAGTACTgtaattcaattattttgtaccattttttttttgggtattatttgatttgattttacaattttgGATGTTGATCattttttgtcggtgaaatttaATGGAACTGTTGATGTTGTCAAAGTTATTGATATTTCTGCACGGACCTAgagaataaactggatcgagtacacgggccaaaaagtgtgtccacatgagaagtcaaaccagagccttgcatctcgttctaattagggtgaccataagtcatatgtatgtgggatattaggataagttTAAATGTATAGTTTGGCCAAAATTTTTTCTCATTCGTGCATAGTcgtagagaatcatactgtcttttccCTATGCTAGTATAAATGCTCCAGAAAAGTGATGGATATAGATTTTTTTCTCTTCTGTAAAACGCTTCACACAACCTtactaaagtggtatccagacaagacaatttttcgccaatctgatgaaattctccgatcgaatcagcaggtgcagacacataaatgccaattttcatagtaattatctatggaatgcaaatttcctgatcaaatcgactgatttgatcagtcccgtctggataccactttaattAAGTAAGTCAGTTATAAAAGCTGTTACAGATGGGATGAGCGCATTGGATCGCGATcattgttatacttggtcaaccagatcttgacagtagaaaaagggcggcaaatttgaaaaatttaggcgcgaaaggatatcgtcccatagaaaatttgaatttcgcgcctttatttaatgacaagatttggttgaccagctataattgtgACGAAGGTGGTCCACCGTACGTCCATTAAAAACACAGCTATATGTGAGAGCGAGACAGATATCCAGGGTCGCGGACCGGTATGCCCGTCTATTACAGTTTTTAACTAAGGCGCTTGTCACTAAGATAAGCATATTAGAGTTAGATCAAAGAGAATTCTAAATTCTCTTTAGCCCCCtctagactatgtgcgtgaatcgcggcttcgcgccgcgaattGCGCACGggtgtggagggcccttttgGTTCACTATTTATGCtcttaataattttacaaactacctatcactatcaatatcatactca
This region of Cydia amplana chromosome 4, ilCydAmpl1.1, whole genome shotgun sequence genomic DNA includes:
- the LOC134647249 gene encoding uncharacterized protein LOC134647249, coding for MSYDSSDSSNQGGYSMYDTRKYSHRLPGNDVATPFDIPKMPSGVFRCTDGEIIGPQAGKCAYYRNPEYYSFHHMSFFDMHMILDQYRKPQILTGRKPTII